The proteins below are encoded in one region of Sedimentibacter sp. zth1:
- a CDS encoding carbohydrate ABC transporter permease: MKRISKYVFSIVIIVLFFTPVFYTLSHSFMDSIEVTKSKSFIPFVFNIQQYISLSFENQEFFRMIINSIIIVFTIIVGQIVLSALTAYYFAFHKGKFSNIIFVIYIFLMLLPLQITLIPNVVFFNNLEIKFGIKMFDTYLPIILPGIFSTLGVFFLKQFYQNIPRNLIDMAKLDGASNFQILYKVVIPYSKSAIWALVLLIFVENWNMIEQPLIFLNSTAKMPASIYLNTLYTTNKQIFYASSVIFMFPVLGLVVKNIDKLKVLVTLNRRK; the protein is encoded by the coding sequence ATGAAAAGGATATCAAAATATGTTTTTTCAATAGTTATAATAGTATTATTTTTTACACCTGTGTTTTATACTTTATCACATTCCTTTATGGATTCTATTGAAGTAACTAAAAGTAAATCTTTTATTCCTTTTGTATTTAATATACAGCAATACATATCACTTTCATTTGAAAATCAAGAGTTTTTTAGAATGATAATAAATTCAATAATTATTGTATTTACAATAATAGTTGGTCAAATAGTATTGTCTGCATTGACAGCATATTATTTTGCATTTCATAAAGGAAAATTTTCAAATATAATCTTTGTAATATACATTTTTTTAATGCTTTTACCTTTGCAAATTACATTAATTCCAAATGTAGTATTCTTTAATAATTTAGAAATTAAATTTGGTATAAAAATGTTTGATACATATTTGCCTATAATTTTACCAGGAATTTTTAGTACGTTAGGAGTATTTTTCTTAAAACAATTTTATCAAAATATACCTAGAAATCTTATAGATATGGCAAAATTAGATGGTGCATCAAACTTTCAAATATTGTATAAAGTTGTAATTCCTTACTCAAAAAGTGCTATATGGGCATTAGTACTTCTTATATTTGTAGAAAATTGGAACATGATAGAACAACCGCTAATATTTTTAAATTCAACAGCTAAAATGCCTGCTTCAATATATTTAAACACTTTATATACTACAAATAAGCAAATTTTTTATGCATCATCTGTTATTTTCATGTTCCCTGTTCTGGGATTAGTCGTGAAGAACATTGATAAGTTAAAAGTTTTAGTTACGTTAAATAGGAGGAAGTAA
- a CDS encoding carbohydrate ABC transporter permease, producing the protein MKGDRLVKYSFLSIIGVFVLFIIPFILLQLQFDVSLLSKEGILADQSFIIAVKNTLAFMLVFIPIVVILGFVLAYLTEYYKFSMIVQMIIILPIVLPALSVSGFFKEIMYTFFYQKLGSIGFLGVIFIWASTGYAYLIMLISLKSRNVSIEQAALLDGASQFKVLFKIILPLHSNALVLSIILSIYNSLRIFKYTYAIFGEIPKLELLTIQNYLYIKLKKFHPDVLVVSADIFLIIILVMLLVVISWGNHRNKKLIK; encoded by the coding sequence ATGAAAGGAGATAGGCTAGTAAAATATTCATTTCTCAGTATAATCGGAGTTTTTGTTCTATTTATTATTCCATTTATACTATTGCAATTGCAATTTGATGTGAGTTTATTGAGCAAAGAAGGTATACTAGCAGATCAATCATTTATCATTGCAGTAAAAAATACACTTGCATTTATGTTAGTGTTTATACCTATAGTTGTAATTTTAGGTTTTGTACTAGCATATTTGACAGAGTATTATAAATTTTCAATGATAGTACAAATGATTATAATTTTACCCATAGTTTTACCTGCTCTATCGGTTTCAGGTTTTTTTAAAGAAATAATGTATACGTTCTTTTATCAAAAGCTTGGTAGTATTGGTTTTCTTGGAGTTATATTTATTTGGGCAAGTACAGGATATGCTTACCTTATTATGCTCATATCCCTAAAAAGTAGGAACGTTTCTATAGAGCAAGCAGCATTGTTAGATGGAGCAAGTCAGTTTAAAGTATTGTTCAAAATTATATTGCCATTACACTCAAATGCATTAGTATTATCAATAATTTTAAGCATTTATAATTCACTAAGAATATTTAAATATACATATGCTATATTCGGAGAAATTCCAAAACTTGAATTACTTACTATACAAAACTATTTGTATATAAAGTTAAAAAAATTTCATCCGGACGTATTAGTTGTTTCAGCGGATATATTTTTAATAATTATTTTAGTCATGCTACTTGTAGTTATTTCTTGGGGTAATCACAGAAATAAAAAATTAATAAAATAA
- a CDS encoding ATP-binding cassette domain-containing protein — protein MKIIEVKKLTKLYENKRGIKNLSFTLDEGNILCIIGNNGAGKTTALKCIMNLLIPDQGEILINGNSVLMDSKKYKRSISYIPELPIYYNELTVYDHLKFIAMAYELDYKEFENKVKFYASKYEVENYLHCYFNELSKVCFASKKYTM, from the coding sequence ATGAAAATCATTGAAGTTAAAAAATTAACTAAGTTATATGAGAATAAACGGGGAATAAAAAATCTTAGTTTTACTTTAGATGAAGGTAATATATTATGTATAATAGGTAATAATGGTGCTGGAAAAACAACTGCATTAAAATGCATTATGAATTTATTAATTCCAGACCAAGGAGAGATATTAATTAATGGAAATAGTGTTCTTATGGATTCCAAAAAATATAAAAGAAGCATTTCATATATACCAGAACTTCCTATTTATTATAATGAGTTGACGGTTTATGATCATTTGAAGTTTATTGCAATGGCTTATGAATTAGATTATAAGGAATTTGAGAATAAGGTTAAGTTTTACGCTAGTAAGTATGAAGTTGAAAATTATTTACATTGTTATTTTAATGAATTGTCAAAGGTGTGTTTTGCAAGTAAAAAATACACAATGTAG
- a CDS encoding metallopeptidase TldD-related protein encodes MPNLESINKIPLRRITLRREICKNILDYNYKYIKINEEVNSVFINILTFYFIEENSNIMGNVKFSKLLTLEDVSNECYQESYRKYDCYGNLKTTTVLVKDGTVVNSLNKNTNNSYRNNYNTLPFIRPNFIVQAEGDSEHFKKTLASYAYITIEKIYIETINLSIFDGSISFKAKLKYKNIVCFCFIKGNIFDVFKNIIAINSYLNNDLLKKKNNKVPELLIESTNFTIRYIKCKSSHLGENL; translated from the coding sequence TTGCCTAATTTAGAATCAATAAATAAGATACCATTGAGACGTATAACTTTAAGAAGAGAAATATGTAAAAATATATTAGATTATAATTATAAGTACATAAAAATAAACGAAGAAGTGAACAGTGTTTTTATAAATATCTTAACTTTTTACTTTATCGAAGAAAATTCGAATATTATGGGAAATGTTAAATTTAGTAAATTGTTAACACTAGAAGATGTAAGTAATGAATGTTATCAAGAATCGTATAGAAAATATGATTGTTATGGGAATTTGAAAACCACTACTGTTTTAGTTAAAGATGGAACTGTTGTAAATTCGTTGAATAAGAACACTAATAACTCATATCGTAATAACTATAATACTTTACCATTTATAAGACCTAATTTTATAGTTCAAGCTGAGGGGGACAGTGAGCATTTCAAAAAAACCTTAGCTTCATACGCATATATTACTATAGAAAAAATATATATTGAAACTATTAACTTAAGTATCTTTGATGGAAGCATTTCATTTAAAGCAAAATTGAAGTATAAAAATATAGTTTGTTTCTGTTTTATTAAAGGAAATATATTTGATGTTTTCAAGAATATTATAGCAATAAATTCATACCTTAATAATGATTTGTTAAAAAAGAAAAACAATAAAGTACCTGAGCTATTAATTGAAAGTACGAATTTTACCATACGTTATATCAAATGTAAAAGTAGTCATTTAGGAGAAAATTTATGA
- the istA gene encoding IS21 family transposase, with product MLKVPQQDYIKYLREFEDLNINQIKEKLNINWRTAKKYADKDNWNEPIKKRTKKSPVMEPYKEIVDTWLNEDKLVPKKQRHTAKAIYNRLCNEHGFKGGYRTVCAYVEKTKALMKIESSPSYERLEHEPGEAQVDFYTMQVSKEANFVDVKVLVLSYPYSNNAFVQPVPSENQECFLEGLKKLFKKSGGVPQSIWFDNLSAAVVKIQKGDERILTDSFLRFKSHYGFKSIFCNAAAGNEKGNVENKCGYVRRNFCVPIPIFKSFETLENELDKRTKKDMQRVHYAKDQKIHELWEEDKKNLKKLPDTEYEIYRLESKTVNKYGEIKVDNTDIKIFGVNIGTSLPVKVTWDKIDILDTKYNMITSIPRPYTDKIHEVPWIEVFKGYSKKPRSVIHSQFTKMLPKELKEYISIENLDVRKERISACINWLNVYNIKDISVCIGQYNHNNSISTITAALYDNSEHSGIYKSDINENYTPKDIKESSINLCKYNKLSHGGVSVE from the coding sequence ATGTTAAAAGTGCCTCAACAAGATTATATCAAATATTTAAGAGAATTTGAAGACCTAAATATTAACCAAATTAAAGAAAAGCTAAATATTAATTGGAGAACAGCAAAAAAATATGCTGATAAAGATAATTGGAATGAGCCAATAAAAAAGAGAACAAAAAAATCACCAGTAATGGAACCATACAAAGAAATAGTTGATACATGGTTAAATGAAGATAAATTAGTACCTAAAAAGCAAAGGCATACAGCGAAAGCAATATATAATAGATTATGTAATGAACATGGATTTAAAGGTGGATATAGAACAGTATGTGCCTATGTAGAAAAAACTAAAGCATTAATGAAAATTGAAAGTTCACCGTCATATGAAAGGCTTGAACATGAACCAGGAGAAGCACAGGTTGATTTTTACACAATGCAAGTTAGTAAGGAAGCAAATTTTGTCGATGTAAAAGTATTGGTATTAAGCTATCCATATAGCAATAATGCTTTTGTACAACCAGTTCCATCAGAAAACCAAGAGTGTTTTTTAGAAGGATTAAAAAAGCTATTTAAGAAATCAGGTGGTGTGCCTCAGTCAATATGGTTTGATAATTTATCAGCAGCAGTAGTAAAAATACAAAAAGGTGATGAAAGAATATTAACCGATAGCTTTTTAAGATTTAAAAGTCATTATGGCTTTAAATCAATATTTTGCAATGCAGCAGCTGGAAATGAAAAAGGAAATGTAGAGAATAAATGTGGATATGTAAGACGAAATTTTTGTGTTCCAATACCAATATTTAAAAGCTTTGAAACATTGGAAAATGAACTTGATAAGAGAACTAAAAAAGATATGCAACGTGTACATTACGCAAAAGATCAAAAGATACATGAATTATGGGAAGAAGATAAAAAGAATTTAAAAAAGTTACCAGATACAGAATATGAAATATATAGATTAGAAAGTAAAACTGTTAATAAATACGGTGAAATCAAGGTAGATAATACAGATATAAAGATATTTGGAGTCAATATAGGTACAAGCCTTCCTGTAAAGGTTACATGGGACAAAATAGATATATTAGACACAAAATATAACATGATTACATCAATACCAAGACCATATACAGATAAAATCCATGAGGTTCCATGGATAGAAGTATTTAAAGGATATAGTAAAAAGCCAAGAAGTGTAATACATTCACAATTTACAAAGATGTTACCAAAAGAACTAAAAGAATATATAAGCATAGAAAATTTAGATGTTCGAAAAGAAAGAATATCAGCCTGTATTAATTGGTTAAATGTATACAATATCAAGGACATATCAGTATGTATAGGACAATATAATCATAACAATAGTATTTCAACGATAACCGCTGCTTTATACGATAATTCTGAACATAGTGGAATTTACAAAAGTGATATAAATGAAAATTACACTCCAAAGGATATAAAAGAATCATCAATAAATTTATGCAAATATAATAAATTATCACATGGAGGTGTAAGTGTTGAATAA
- a CDS encoding ABC transporter ATP-binding protein, which yields MSGISLKNVTKIYPNGFTALEDLTLDVNDKEFIVLVGSSGCGKSTILKIIAGLEGVSKGQVIIGDKNVNNVSPKDRNISMVFQDYALYPHLSVYDNMAFSLKLKKYKKAEINEKIEAVSKKLKIDDILNKKPATLSGGQKQRVALGRAIIREPKVFLFDEPLSNIDAKLRMQTRIELIKLHKQLQTTFIYVTHDQTEAMTMADRIVVMQNGKIQQIDTPENLYNNPDNLFTASFIGTPQMNFIDGQLSTQDKNDILNIDINGQTITNLISKNNTNEEITDRQVILGIRSEKVCIKDDILDMNVDDKIIIKNCDVEAIELLGSEKLIYFNCGETNIITKVDASQNIAKNKNYDIYFNIKDIHIFDKQTERKIIL from the coding sequence ATGTCGGGGATATCTTTAAAAAATGTAACAAAAATTTATCCAAATGGATTTACTGCATTGGAAGATTTAACATTGGATGTTAATGATAAAGAATTTATTGTATTAGTAGGTTCTTCAGGATGTGGTAAATCAACTATTTTAAAAATTATAGCTGGTTTAGAAGGTGTAAGCAAAGGTCAAGTAATAATTGGTGACAAAAACGTTAACAACGTTTCTCCAAAAGATAGAAATATATCAATGGTTTTTCAAGATTATGCATTGTATCCACATCTAAGCGTATATGACAACATGGCATTTTCTCTTAAATTGAAAAAATATAAAAAAGCTGAAATAAACGAAAAAATAGAAGCTGTATCAAAGAAACTAAAAATTGATGACATCCTTAATAAAAAACCAGCTACGCTTTCAGGAGGACAGAAGCAAAGGGTAGCTCTTGGCAGAGCTATCATAAGAGAACCAAAAGTGTTTTTATTTGACGAACCACTTTCAAATATAGACGCAAAGTTAAGAATGCAAACAAGAATTGAACTAATAAAACTTCATAAGCAACTCCAAACAACTTTTATATATGTAACTCACGATCAAACTGAAGCCATGACTATGGCTGATAGAATAGTTGTTATGCAAAACGGAAAAATACAGCAGATTGATACTCCAGAAAATTTATACAATAACCCTGATAATTTGTTTACAGCAAGTTTCATAGGCACACCTCAGATGAATTTCATAGATGGGCAGTTAAGCACACAAGATAAAAATGATATATTAAATATAGATATAAATGGACAAACTATAACTAATTTAATTTCAAAAAACAATACGAACGAAGAAATAACAGATAGGCAAGTAATTTTAGGTATAAGGTCAGAAAAAGTTTGTATAAAAGATGACATTTTAGACATGAACGTAGATGATAAAATAATAATCAAAAATTGTGATGTTGAAGCAATAGAGTTATTAGGTTCTGAAAAGCTTATATATTTTAATTGTGGTGAAACCAATATTATTACTAAAGTTGATGCATCTCAAAATATTGCCAAAAACAAAAATTATGATATATACTTTAATATAAAAGATATCCATATATTTGACAAACAAACCGAAAGGAAGATAATACTATGA
- the istB gene encoding IS21-like element helper ATPase IstB, which translates to MLNNEAIKDICKQLKIAYIDDLIETSTTKQKEYIYEVLNAEIEGRKRAKLSKLLKTSNIPQIKTFEGYKFDEIIFPSTCNKERLISLEWIKNKENIVLMGNVGTGKTHMATALSIEACRKGLNVQFFRVSELVETLVYKYNQGNIRQFRNRLKKNELLILDEVGYVPFDKIGSELLFNVISECYEKQSIIVTTNLEFGQWSSVFGDTKLTAALIDRLVHHASIVSFPGESNRLAQALTNQK; encoded by the coding sequence GTGTTGAATAATGAAGCAATAAAGGATATATGTAAACAGTTAAAAATAGCATATATAGATGATTTAATTGAAACTAGTACAACTAAGCAAAAAGAATATATTTATGAGGTTTTAAATGCTGAAATAGAAGGCAGAAAAAGAGCTAAACTTAGCAAATTATTAAAAACATCAAATATTCCTCAAATTAAAACATTTGAAGGATATAAATTTGACGAAATAATCTTTCCATCAACATGTAACAAAGAAAGATTAATATCATTAGAATGGATAAAAAATAAGGAAAACATAGTTTTAATGGGTAACGTAGGAACTGGTAAAACACATATGGCTACGGCCTTATCAATAGAGGCTTGCAGGAAAGGACTAAATGTACAATTTTTTAGGGTTTCTGAACTCGTTGAAACTTTAGTATATAAATATAATCAGGGTAACATACGTCAATTTAGAAACAGATTGAAGAAAAATGAATTGTTAATTTTAGATGAAGTTGGGTATGTACCATTTGATAAAATAGGATCAGAATTATTGTTTAATGTAATATCAGAATGTTATGAAAAGCAAAGTATAATTGTAACTACAAACCTTGAGTTTGGTCAATGGTCATCGGTTTTTGGAGATACAAAACTTACTGCTGCCTTGATTGATAGACTTGTGCATCATGCGAGCATTGTTTCTTTCCCAGGTGAAAGCAACAGGCTTGCACAAGCACTAACTAATCAAAAATAA